From Symphalangus syndactylus isolate Jambi chromosome X, NHGRI_mSymSyn1-v2.1_pri, whole genome shotgun sequence, the proteins below share one genomic window:
- the LOC129476250 gene encoding putative protein SSX8, which yields MNGDDAFAKRPRDDAKTSEKRSKHPWRQVCDLALHLVTLSPFWKVGREPDSSIKALMCATGEARAFDDIATYFSKKEWEKMKYSEKISYMYMKRNYEAMTKLGFNVTLPPFMYNKQATDFQGNDSDNDRNRRNEVERLQMTFGRLQRIFPKIMPKNPAEEANDWKGVSEASAPQNHGKQLCPPGNPSTSEKIHETSGPKRWKHAWTHRLRERKQLVIYEEISDPEEDDE from the exons ATGAACGGAGACGACGCCTTTGCGAAGAGACCCAGGGATGATGCTAAAACATCAGAAAAGAGAAGCAAG CATCCCTGGAGACAAGTCTGTGACCTTGCACTCCATTTGGTGACTCTCAGTCCATTCTGGAAGGTGGGAAGAGAGCCAGACAGCAGCATTAAAGCCCTAATGTGTGCCACGGGAGAAGCTAGG gccTTCGATGATATTGCCACATACTTCTCTAAGAAAGAGTGGGAAAAGATGAAATACTCGGAGAAAATCAGCTATATGTATATGAAGAGAAACTATGAGGCCATGACTAAACTAG GTTTCAACGTCACCCTCCCACCTTTCATGTATAATAAACAGGCCACAGACTTCCAGGGGAATGATTCTGATAATGACCGTAACCGCAGGAATGAGG TTGAACGTCTTCAGATGACTTTTGGCAGGCTCCAGAGAATCTTCCCGAA A ATCATGCCGAAAAACCCAGCAGAGGAAGCAAATGATTGGAAGGGAGTGTCAGAAGCATCTGCCCCACAGAACCATGGGAAACAGCTGTGCCCCCCGGGAAATCCAAGTACCTCTGAGAAGATTCACGAGACATCTG GacccaaaaggtggaaacatGCCTGGACCCACAGACTGCGTGAGAGAAAGCAGCTGGTGATTTATGAAGAGATCAGCGACCCTGAAGAAGATGACGAGTAA